The following are from one region of the bacterium genome:
- a CDS encoding helix-turn-helix domain-containing protein, with product MSEEIKSQAVYTTEETQKILKISNSTVKRLLKCGLLRANKVGGQYRILGKEILRIVSPDLEQSAVGSYLALKKKVVDRINRW from the coding sequence ATGAGTGAGGAAATAAAATCTCAAGCCGTATATACGACAGAAGAAACCCAAAAGATTCTGAAAATAAGCAATAGTACCGTAAAACGCCTCTTAAAATGCGGGTTGTTGAGAGCAAACAAAGTCGGAGGGCAATATCGCATATTGGGAAAAGAAATTCTTCGCATTGTTTCTCCCGACCTTGAACAAAGCGCTGTCGGATCATATCTTGCGCTGAAAAAGAAAGTGGTGGATAGAATAAACAGATGGTGA
- a CDS encoding NAD(P)-dependent oxidoreductase, whose amino-acid sequence MKKEKMPKTLITGAGGMAGSYIDFGIKTSHATLDVTDLKSVMKAVKHHKPKVIIHLAAMTDLDAGEINPSLAYLVNTIGTYHVALAAREVGAKLVYISSIGVFDGTKKGPYAENDVPNPQNVYGHSKYAGELIVQGMLKDHIIARSSWMFGGGPKKDKKFVSNILAQLKKDDVSIIKAHADVSGSPTFGKDIISAIKTLILKNKKGVFHLTNGGSCSRLDVAKHIIAKMKPSVKAIHVKSDYFHLPARRVKNESATSKTRLMRGWKEALTEYLETEWGE is encoded by the coding sequence ATGAAAAAAGAAAAAATGCCCAAGACCTTAATTACGGGCGCGGGGGGCATGGCTGGCTCATACATTGATTTCGGCATAAAAACCAGCCACGCCACGCTTGACGTCACCGACCTTAAGTCGGTGATGAAGGCCGTAAAACATCACAAACCGAAAGTTATTATTCACTTGGCAGCCATGACGGACCTGGACGCGGGCGAAATCAATCCTTCTTTGGCCTACCTTGTGAACACTATTGGAACCTATCATGTGGCTTTGGCCGCGAGAGAAGTGGGTGCGAAGCTTGTTTACATCTCCTCAATCGGGGTCTTTGACGGTACAAAAAAAGGACCTTACGCGGAGAATGACGTTCCCAATCCTCAAAATGTTTACGGTCATTCCAAATACGCTGGAGAACTCATCGTCCAAGGCATGCTCAAAGACCATATTATCGCGAGATCCAGCTGGATGTTCGGCGGAGGACCTAAAAAAGACAAGAAGTTCGTGTCAAATATACTTGCCCAGCTTAAGAAAGATGATGTCAGCATAATTAAGGCCCACGCGGACGTATCGGGCTCTCCGACTTTCGGAAAAGATATCATCTCCGCAATCAAGACCTTGATATTGAAAAATAAAAAAGGTGTGTTCCATCTTACAAACGGAGGGTCGTGTAGCAGACTTGATGTGGCAAAACATATAATAGCCAAAATGAAACCTTCGGTAAAAGCCATTCATGTGAAATCGGATTACTTCCACCTTCCCGCCCGTCGCGTAAAGAACGAGTCAGCTACCTCCAAGACGCGCCTTATGAGAGGTTGGAAAGAAGCTCTTACGGAATACTTGGAAACAGAGTGGGGAGAATAG